One Candidatus Devosia phytovorans genomic window carries:
- a CDS encoding glycine betaine/L-proline ABC transporter ATP-binding protein: MAPKLSVKDVYKIFGNAPKAALQRLKAGETKEDILRDTGQTVGVQAANFDVDEGQIFVVMGLSGSGKSTMVRMLNGLIKPTSGSITVDGEDVATCTPAALRRIRRDKIAMVFQHFALFPHRTIAENAAYGLKVKGVPLADRRKKALTSLDSVGLAAWADSLPSELSGGMQQRVGLARALATEPEILLMDEPFGALDPLIRKEMQDELLGLQRTLKKTIIFITHDLNEALILGDRIAIMKDGQIVQTGTAQDIVSNPADDYVAAFVADIDRGRVFTAETVSSEANVMQLDGDTAGDAVKTMEEQNLNAVYVMDGEEIAGVVTYQQAAAADRDSGADDVHLSDVLITDFPTTDRDTQLVDLYGAASTGLPIAVTDADNKLVGVVEPEAVFAQLTGDTPEVPPPSPAASAAAAPAAR, translated from the coding sequence ATGGCTCCCAAGTTAAGCGTCAAGGACGTCTATAAAATTTTCGGTAATGCCCCCAAGGCGGCATTGCAGCGCCTCAAGGCAGGCGAGACCAAGGAAGACATCCTGCGGGACACCGGACAGACGGTGGGTGTGCAGGCGGCAAACTTCGATGTCGACGAAGGACAAATCTTCGTCGTCATGGGACTTTCCGGTTCCGGCAAATCGACAATGGTCCGCATGCTCAACGGGCTGATCAAGCCCACCTCGGGCAGCATCACCGTTGACGGCGAGGACGTGGCCACCTGTACCCCGGCTGCCCTGCGGCGCATCCGCCGTGACAAGATCGCCATGGTCTTTCAGCACTTCGCGCTCTTTCCCCATCGCACCATTGCCGAGAACGCCGCCTATGGCCTCAAGGTGAAGGGGGTGCCGCTGGCTGATCGCCGCAAGAAGGCCCTCACCTCGCTCGATAGCGTCGGGCTTGCGGCCTGGGCTGACAGCCTGCCCTCCGAACTTTCGGGCGGCATGCAGCAGCGCGTCGGCCTGGCGCGGGCTCTGGCCACCGAACCAGAAATACTGCTGATGGACGAACCCTTTGGCGCCCTCGATCCGCTGATCCGCAAGGAAATGCAGGACGAATTGCTGGGCCTGCAGCGGACACTGAAAAAGACCATCATTTTCATCACGCACGATCTCAATGAAGCATTGATCCTGGGCGATCGCATCGCGATCATGAAGGATGGCCAGATCGTCCAGACCGGTACGGCGCAGGATATCGTCTCCAACCCTGCCGATGACTATGTTGCCGCCTTCGTTGCCGACATCGACCGCGGTCGCGTTTTCACCGCCGAAACCGTCTCCAGCGAGGCCAATGTCATGCAGCTCGACGGCGACACGGCCGGCGATGCGGTCAAGACGATGGAGGAGCAGAATCTCAATGCGGTCTATGTCATGGACGGCGAGGAGATTGCCGGCGTCGTGACCTATCAGCAGGCCGCCGCAGCCGATCGCGACAGCGGTGCCGACGACGTCCATCTGTCCGATGTCCTGATCACCGATTTCCCCACGACCGACCGCGATACCCAATTGGTCGATCTCTATGGCGCGGCCAGCACCGGCCTGCCCATTGCGGTAACCGATGCCGACAACAAGCTTGTCGGCGTCGTCGAGCCCGAGGCGGTCTTTGCCCAGCTGACCGGCGATACGCCCGAAGTGCCGCCGCCATCGCCAGCCGCTTCCGCCGCTGCGGCCCCTGCCGCGCGCTGA